The proteins below are encoded in one region of Streptomyces cyanogenus:
- a CDS encoding AI-2E family transporter — MQFLPDPVRRFAAWCVVVLLGAGVGWLGVLLCGELRTAVTPVLLALLGTALLGPLYRRLVRVGVQASVAAGLTCVAVVAVVGGAVYIVVAALIDTGDQIVFSLRAAAKVVARHFGAAGTGLDDLAANSRELLRKFGGTAVSNVISGVSVVAESLAVAVLALLLVFFFLRDSHRVITALRSVAPGDRADTLEAIGRRAFAAVEGFMRGTTLIALIDALCITVGLLVLRVPGAVGLGALVFVGAYIPYLGAFVSGAVAVLVALADRGFVIALWALGVVLAVQLLEGHVLQPVIQSRTVQMHPAVVMLTITAGASVAGVLGMLLAVPLTAAAFGVVQELRERYATPSDASA; from the coding sequence GTGCAGTTCCTGCCCGATCCCGTTCGCCGGTTCGCCGCCTGGTGCGTCGTGGTGCTGCTCGGTGCCGGGGTGGGGTGGCTCGGGGTGCTGCTGTGCGGGGAGTTGCGTACGGCCGTCACGCCGGTGCTGCTCGCCCTGCTGGGCACCGCCCTGCTCGGGCCCCTGTACCGGCGGCTGGTGCGCGTGGGGGTGCAGGCGTCGGTCGCGGCCGGGCTCACCTGCGTCGCCGTCGTGGCCGTCGTCGGCGGTGCCGTGTACATCGTCGTCGCCGCGCTCATCGACACCGGTGACCAGATCGTCTTCTCGCTGCGGGCCGCCGCCAAGGTCGTCGCGCGCCACTTCGGGGCCGCCGGGACCGGTCTGGACGACCTCGCCGCCAACTCCCGCGAACTGCTGCGCAAGTTCGGCGGGACGGCCGTGTCCAACGTCATCAGCGGCGTCAGCGTCGTCGCCGAGTCCCTCGCCGTGGCGGTGCTCGCGCTGCTGCTCGTGTTCTTCTTCCTGCGCGACTCCCACCGGGTCATCACCGCCCTGCGCTCGGTCGCGCCCGGGGACCGCGCCGACACCCTGGAGGCCATCGGCCGGCGGGCGTTCGCCGCGGTGGAGGGCTTCATGCGCGGGACGACCCTCATCGCCCTCATCGACGCCCTGTGCATCACCGTGGGCCTGCTGGTGCTCCGGGTGCCCGGCGCGGTGGGCCTCGGCGCGCTCGTCTTCGTCGGCGCCTACATCCCCTATCTCGGCGCCTTCGTCTCCGGCGCGGTGGCGGTGCTGGTCGCCCTCGCCGACCGGGGTTTCGTGATCGCGCTGTGGGCGCTCGGGGTGGTGCTCGCGGTGCAGCTGCTGGAGGGGCACGTGCTGCAGCCGGTGATCCAGAGCCGGACCGTGCAGATGCACCCGGCCGTGGTGATGCTGACGATCACCGCGGGCGCCTCCGTCGCGGGCGTCCTCGGCATGCTCCTCGCGGTCCCGCTGACCGCGGCGGCCTTCGGGGTCGTCCAGGAGCTGAGGGAACGTTACGCCACCCCCTCCGACGCCTCGGCCTGA
- a CDS encoding SpoIIE family protein phosphatase: protein MRTGEPLPSVEDVLAALATGLWHWDTATGLVTVDAEAARLLGLPAEPATLTEAQTRSRFHPVDWNEITGVVRLAVAEGTLAEVRIRIMDGDGDILRVVRSRSRPSYDPERHAYELIGTLQEVTEPTPGTAAARSAVTGDWRRSREAFLLDAGRALAEARSTAEVLRVAGGLSMPGFSPDGLVVFGVEGDRLTIIGQHGHQPGDMNPFSDMPLDTDYPAAEVVRTGRAVYLSSPAEYKERYPVTWPLARVFGRRSWAFLPLTVAGRTMGTWMAAFTCPVAFTPDERAVLTTVARMLAQALSRAGAAESERELTEGLQRTMLPSLGPEIPEIRVAARYIPTGGGLQVGGDWYDMIPLPSGRVALVIGDVQGHDVRAAGLMGQLRIALRAYAAEGHRPDAVLSRASRFLHGITQAGDDPAADLRFATCLYAEADPPTGRLEIARAGHPHPMIRMADGTVMMRPTAGGPPLGVDPDADYPTTRFTLEPGETLMLCTDGLIETGGHDLESGWRRLRAILEDHTGDLESLADALVQGVHGPSSHHTTGPLADRREDDIALLLLCRLGEGCGCGGTVTLRPQVRRSLLSVAQDEPERIAEARQQLRELLHDWASPDQVDSAALLVSEMITNVLVHTDTDALLLAEVTGEGTGRRLRVEVFDTGDDLPHRRCPGELASSGRGLMLIELLADTWGVDPRGEGKSIWFELYEPGCSQAEASEGVA, encoded by the coding sequence ATGCGCACAGGCGAGCCCCTGCCGTCCGTCGAGGACGTCCTGGCCGCCCTCGCGACCGGGCTCTGGCACTGGGACACGGCCACCGGCCTGGTCACCGTGGACGCGGAGGCGGCGCGGCTGCTCGGGCTGCCCGCGGAGCCGGCCACCCTCACCGAGGCCCAGACCCGGTCCCGGTTCCACCCGGTGGACTGGAACGAGATCACCGGCGTGGTGCGGCTGGCGGTCGCCGAGGGCACCCTCGCCGAGGTGCGTATCCGGATCATGGACGGCGACGGCGACATCCTGCGCGTCGTCCGCAGCCGGTCCAGACCGTCCTACGACCCCGAGCGGCACGCGTACGAGCTGATCGGCACCCTCCAGGAGGTGACCGAGCCGACCCCGGGCACGGCGGCCGCCCGCAGCGCGGTCACCGGTGACTGGCGGCGCTCCCGGGAGGCGTTCCTGCTGGACGCCGGCCGGGCGCTGGCGGAGGCCCGGTCCACGGCCGAGGTGCTGCGGGTGGCCGGCGGTCTGTCGATGCCGGGGTTCTCCCCTGACGGCCTGGTGGTCTTCGGGGTCGAGGGTGACCGGCTGACGATCATCGGCCAGCACGGGCACCAGCCCGGTGACATGAACCCCTTCTCCGACATGCCGCTGGACACCGACTACCCGGCCGCCGAGGTCGTCCGCACCGGCCGCGCCGTGTACCTGTCCTCCCCCGCGGAGTACAAGGAGCGCTACCCGGTGACCTGGCCGCTCGCCCGGGTCTTCGGGCGCCGCTCGTGGGCCTTCCTGCCGCTGACGGTCGCCGGTCGCACGATGGGCACCTGGATGGCCGCCTTCACCTGTCCCGTGGCCTTCACCCCCGACGAGCGGGCGGTCCTCACCACGGTCGCCCGGATGCTCGCCCAGGCGCTGTCCCGGGCCGGCGCCGCCGAGTCCGAGCGGGAGCTGACCGAGGGCCTGCAGCGCACCATGCTGCCGTCGCTGGGCCCCGAGATCCCGGAGATACGGGTGGCCGCCCGGTACATCCCGACCGGCGGCGGCCTCCAGGTCGGCGGCGACTGGTACGACATGATCCCGCTGCCCTCCGGACGGGTCGCGCTGGTCATCGGGGACGTCCAGGGCCACGACGTGCGCGCGGCCGGCCTCATGGGCCAGCTGCGGATCGCGCTGCGCGCCTACGCCGCCGAGGGGCACCGCCCGGACGCCGTCCTCTCCCGCGCCTCCCGCTTCCTGCACGGCATCACCCAGGCCGGCGACGACCCCGCGGCCGACCTCCGCTTCGCGACCTGCCTGTACGCGGAGGCCGACCCGCCGACCGGCCGGCTGGAGATCGCCCGCGCCGGGCACCCGCACCCGATGATCCGGATGGCGGACGGCACGGTGATGATGCGGCCGACGGCGGGCGGACCGCCGCTCGGCGTCGACCCGGACGCCGACTACCCGACGACCCGGTTCACCCTCGAACCCGGTGAGACGCTGATGCTGTGCACCGACGGCCTGATCGAGACCGGCGGGCACGACCTGGAGAGCGGCTGGCGCAGGCTGCGGGCGATCCTGGAGGACCACACGGGCGACCTGGAGTCGCTGGCGGACGCCCTGGTGCAGGGGGTGCACGGGCCGTCCTCGCACCACACCACCGGCCCGCTGGCCGACCGCCGCGAGGACGACATCGCGCTGCTGCTGCTGTGCCGGCTGGGGGAGGGCTGCGGTTGCGGCGGCACCGTGACGCTACGGCCGCAGGTGCGGCGCTCGCTGCTGTCGGTGGCCCAGGACGAGCCGGAGCGGATCGCCGAGGCCCGCCAGCAGCTGCGTGAGCTGCTGCACGACTGGGCGTCGCCCGACCAGGTGGACTCGGCGGCGCTGCTGGTCTCGGAGATGATCACCAACGTGCTGGTGCACACGGACACCGACGCGCTGCTGCTCGCCGAGGTCACCGGCGAGGGGACCGGGCGGCGGCTGCGGGTGGAGGTCTTCGACACCGGCGACGACCTGCCGCACAGGCGCTGCCCCGGCGAACTGGCCTCCTCCGGCCGCGGCCTGATGCTGATCGAACTCCTCGCGGACACGTGGGGCGTGGACCCGCGGGGCGAGGGCAAGAGCATCTGGTTCGAGCTCTACGAGCCGGGGTGCTCTCAGGCCGAGGCGTCGGAGGGGGTGGCGTAA
- the aspS gene encoding aspartate--tRNA ligase, which translates to MHRYRSHTCGQLRASDVGTDVRLSGWLHNRRDLGGILFIDLRDHYGITQLVARPGTPAYEALDKISKESSVRVDGRVVSRGTENVNPDLPTGEIEVEVSEVELLGAAQPLPFTINTEDGVNEERRLEYRFLDLRRERMHRNIMLRTAVISAMRHKMAAMGFNEMATPILSATSPEGARDYVVPSRVHPGKFYALPQAPQQFKQLLMISGFDRYFQIAPCFRDEDARADRSPGEFYQLDVEMSFVEQEDVFQPIEKLMTELFEEFGGGRHVTSPFPRIPFREAMLKYGSDKPDLRAKLELVDITDVFEGSEFKAFAGKHVRALPVPDVSGQPRKFFDQLGEYAVEQGAKGLAWVRVAEDGSLSGPIAKFLTEANVAELTKRLALAPGHAVFFGAGEYDEVSKIMGAVRVEAAKRAGHFEEGVFRFCWIVDFPMYEKDEDTGAIDFSHNPFSMPQGGLEALETQDPLDILGWQYDIVCNGVELSSGAIRNHEPEIMLKAFEIAGYDRETVEEKFAGMLRAFRFGAPPHGGIAPGVDRIVMLLADEPNIRETIAFPLNGNAQDLMMGAPTELDESRLRELHLNIRKPQPK; encoded by the coding sequence ATGCATCGGTACAGGTCCCACACCTGCGGCCAGCTCCGCGCCTCTGACGTCGGCACCGACGTCCGGCTGAGTGGCTGGCTGCACAATCGGCGCGACCTGGGCGGCATCCTCTTCATCGATCTGCGCGACCACTACGGCATCACGCAGCTGGTCGCCCGCCCCGGCACCCCGGCGTACGAGGCACTCGACAAGATCTCCAAGGAGTCCTCGGTCCGCGTCGACGGCCGCGTTGTTTCACGTGGAACCGAGAACGTGAACCCCGACCTGCCCACCGGCGAGATCGAGGTCGAGGTCTCCGAGGTGGAGCTGCTCGGCGCGGCCCAGCCCCTGCCCTTCACCATCAACACCGAGGACGGGGTCAACGAGGAGCGGCGCCTGGAGTACCGCTTCCTGGACCTGCGCCGCGAGCGCATGCACCGCAACATCATGCTGCGTACGGCCGTGATCTCCGCGATGCGCCACAAGATGGCGGCGATGGGCTTCAACGAGATGGCCACGCCGATCCTGTCCGCCACCTCCCCCGAGGGCGCCCGCGACTACGTGGTCCCCTCCCGGGTGCACCCGGGCAAGTTCTACGCGCTGCCGCAGGCCCCGCAGCAGTTCAAGCAGCTGCTGATGATCTCCGGCTTCGACCGCTACTTCCAGATCGCGCCCTGCTTCCGTGACGAGGACGCCCGCGCCGACCGCTCGCCGGGCGAGTTCTACCAGCTCGACGTCGAGATGAGCTTCGTCGAGCAGGAGGACGTCTTCCAGCCGATCGAGAAGCTCATGACGGAGCTGTTCGAGGAGTTCGGCGGCGGCCGTCACGTCACCTCTCCCTTCCCGCGCATCCCGTTCCGCGAGGCGATGCTGAAGTACGGCTCCGACAAGCCGGACCTGCGCGCCAAGCTGGAGCTGGTGGACATCACCGATGTCTTCGAGGGCTCGGAGTTCAAGGCCTTCGCGGGCAAGCACGTGCGCGCGCTGCCGGTGCCGGACGTCTCCGGCCAGCCCCGCAAGTTCTTCGACCAGCTCGGCGAGTACGCCGTCGAGCAGGGTGCCAAGGGCCTGGCCTGGGTGCGCGTGGCCGAGGACGGCTCGCTCTCCGGCCCGATCGCGAAGTTCCTCACCGAGGCCAACGTCGCCGAGCTGACCAAGCGCCTCGCCCTGGCCCCCGGCCACGCCGTCTTCTTCGGCGCGGGCGAGTACGACGAGGTCTCGAAGATCATGGGCGCGGTCCGCGTCGAGGCGGCCAAGCGTGCCGGCCACTTCGAGGAGGGCGTCTTCCGCTTCTGCTGGATCGTCGACTTCCCGATGTACGAGAAGGACGAGGACACCGGCGCGATCGACTTCTCGCACAACCCCTTCTCGATGCCCCAGGGCGGCCTGGAGGCCCTGGAGACCCAGGACCCGCTGGACATCCTGGGCTGGCAGTACGACATCGTCTGCAACGGTGTCGAGCTGTCCTCCGGCGCGATCCGGAACCACGAGCCCGAGATCATGCTCAAGGCCTTCGAGATCGCGGGCTACGACCGGGAGACCGTGGAGGAGAAGTTCGCGGGCATGCTCCGCGCGTTCCGCTTCGGCGCCCCGCCGCACGGCGGCATCGCCCCGGGCGTGGACCGTATCGTCATGCTCCTCGCGGACGAGCCCAACATCCGCGAGACGATCGCCTTCCCGCTCAACGGCAACGCCCAGGACCTGATGATGGGCGCCCCGACCGAGCTGGACGAGTCCCGCCTGCGCGAGCTGCACCTGAACATCAGGAAGCCGCAGCCGAAGTAG
- a CDS encoding nucleotidyl transferase AbiEii/AbiGii toxin family protein codes for MDFPEPHRRLLADVVAAGGPHGLVLAGGYALQAHGLLCRPHADLDLATESAENVERIAGAVGAALEARGRRVQAGAVTALTAQLTVTDPPTGEPCRLALHKEAFWQPPELTGYGPTLSLPDAVGTKIRALYDRGAAVDLIDAQACAARFSLPDLEELGRRHAHDPFDLPTLQSRLTGTDFYADRDFLRYGLGEARVVALRAWAQHWSDDIAERLLEEGASPDAETDEQGD; via the coding sequence GTGGACTTCCCCGAACCCCATCGCCGGCTCCTCGCGGACGTCGTCGCGGCGGGCGGCCCGCACGGTCTGGTCCTGGCCGGCGGTTACGCCCTCCAGGCGCACGGACTGCTGTGCCGCCCGCACGCCGACCTGGACCTCGCCACCGAGAGCGCCGAGAACGTGGAGCGCATCGCCGGTGCCGTCGGCGCGGCCCTTGAGGCGCGGGGGCGGCGGGTGCAGGCCGGCGCGGTCACCGCGCTCACCGCACAGCTGACGGTCACGGACCCGCCGACCGGCGAGCCGTGCCGGCTCGCGCTGCACAAGGAGGCCTTCTGGCAGCCGCCGGAACTCACCGGGTACGGCCCGACGCTCTCCCTGCCGGACGCCGTCGGTACGAAGATCCGCGCCCTGTACGACCGGGGCGCGGCCGTCGACCTCATCGACGCGCAGGCCTGCGCGGCGCGGTTCTCCCTGCCCGACCTGGAGGAACTCGGCCGCCGGCACGCCCACGACCCGTTCGACCTGCCCACCCTCCAGTCCCGCCTGACCGGCACGGATTTCTACGCCGACCGGGACTTCCTCCGGTACGGCCTGGGCGAGGCCCGGGTGGTCGCCCTGCGCGCCTGGGCCCAGCACTGGTCCGACGACATCGCCGAGCGGCTGCTGGAGGAGGGCGCGTCCCCGGACGCCGAGACCGACGAGCAGGGCGACTGA
- a CDS encoding VWA domain-containing protein: MGILTLLRNAFGRSRKSRATAPEGATPVPDPRQSPAEGSPSREHDLVAAAFDNIKVPHQPTPPTDTAPSGAETEPEKKTTEPTPAEAEAEERAEQPVPAKAEDEPGEPTPAEAEVQEKAEVEENAEAPAPAETEDETEEPAPAEAQAEAEEKAKQPASAKAEHETEQPAPAEAQAEAEEKPEQSAPAEAEHETEQPAPADAETEVQEKAEAPAPAKAEHETEQPAPADAEGAAKAEELVTAEVAEEPRPTAGRSTAEEPAETAPEPVTAEAEAEPVAAEEGKPEPTAVEAAGPEAEAATEAEAEAESATLPQAADGEDAPQGPLAPDDETRTGGAGGNTNADGEAEADPHPKAPQATRGNTDADGEAEADPRPKAPQTTTDAKPATTLAKVRSRTPALTTAYKAAAATLKKTDLTGTRAKLYLVLDRSASMRPYYKDGSAQALADQTLALAAHLDPEATVHVVFFSTEVDGTTDLTLTPDHETKIDDVHAGLGRMGRTSYHAAVDAVLAHHREYTAPTTPALVVFQTDGAPDAKTPATQALTRAAETDPSVFFSFVAFGDHDNKAFDYLRKLKTANTSFFHAGPTPRELTDTQLYEGVLANWRP; the protein is encoded by the coding sequence ATGGGCATTCTCACTCTCCTGCGGAACGCATTCGGCCGCTCACGCAAGTCACGAGCCACCGCCCCGGAGGGTGCGACCCCCGTCCCGGACCCCCGCCAGTCCCCTGCGGAGGGATCCCCCTCCCGGGAACACGACCTGGTGGCAGCGGCCTTCGACAACATCAAGGTCCCCCACCAGCCGACTCCGCCAACCGACACAGCTCCGTCCGGCGCCGAGACCGAGCCGGAGAAGAAGACCACCGAGCCGACTCCGGCCGAGGCCGAGGCCGAAGAGAGGGCCGAGCAGCCCGTCCCGGCCAAGGCGGAGGACGAGCCCGGGGAGCCGACTCCGGCCGAGGCCGAGGTCCAGGAGAAGGCCGAGGTTGAGGAGAACGCCGAGGCGCCCGCCCCGGCCGAGACCGAGGACGAGACCGAGGAACCGGCTCCGGCCGAGGCCCAGGCAGAGGCTGAGGAGAAGGCCAAGCAGCCCGCCTCGGCCAAGGCCGAGCACGAGACCGAGCAACCGGCTCCGGCCGAGGCCCAGGCAGAGGCTGAGGAGAAGCCCGAGCAGTCCGCCCCGGCCGAGGCCGAGCACGAGACCGAGCAGCCGGCGCCGGCCGACGCCGAGACCGAGGTCCAGGAGAAGGCCGAGGCACCCGCCCCGGCCAAGGCCGAGCACGAGACCGAGCAGCCGGCGCCGGCCGACGCCGAGGGTGCGGCGAAGGCCGAGGAGCTGGTCACGGCTGAGGTCGCTGAAGAGCCCCGGCCGACGGCCGGCCGGAGCACGGCGGAGGAGCCGGCCGAGACGGCTCCCGAGCCTGTGACAGCGGAGGCGGAAGCCGAGCCGGTCGCTGCGGAGGAAGGCAAGCCGGAGCCGACCGCCGTCGAAGCGGCCGGGCCGGAGGCCGAGGCTGCAACGGAGGCGGAAGCCGAAGCGGAGTCGGCAACGCTCCCGCAGGCCGCCGACGGCGAGGACGCCCCACAGGGGCCACTCGCACCCGACGACGAAACCCGCACGGGTGGTGCGGGTGGGAACACAAACGCCGATGGCGAAGCCGAGGCGGACCCGCACCCGAAGGCGCCGCAGGCAACCCGTGGGAACACGGACGCCGATGGCGAAGCCGAGGCGGACCCGCGGCCGAAGGCGCCGCAGACGACCACCGACGCCAAGCCCGCCACCACCCTCGCCAAGGTCAGGTCCCGCACCCCCGCCCTGACCACCGCCTACAAGGCCGCCGCAGCCACGCTGAAGAAGACCGACCTCACCGGCACCCGAGCGAAGCTCTACCTCGTGCTGGACCGCTCAGCGAGCATGCGCCCGTACTACAAGGACGGCTCCGCCCAGGCCCTCGCCGACCAGACCCTCGCCCTCGCCGCCCACCTCGACCCCGAGGCCACGGTCCACGTCGTCTTCTTCTCGACGGAGGTCGACGGCACCACCGACCTCACCCTCACTCCCGACCACGAGACGAAGATCGACGACGTACACGCCGGCCTCGGCCGCATGGGCCGTACCAGCTACCACGCCGCCGTGGACGCCGTGCTCGCCCACCACCGCGAGTACACCGCCCCCACCACCCCCGCCCTGGTCGTCTTCCAGACCGACGGCGCCCCGGACGCGAAGACCCCGGCCACCCAGGCCCTCACCCGGGCCGCCGAGACCGACCCCTCCGTGTTCTTCTCCTTCGTCGCCTTCGGTGACCACGACAACAAGGCCTTCGACTACCTCCGCAAGCTGAAGACCGCGAACACGTCCTTCTTCCACGCGGGCCCCACCCCCCGCGAGCTCACGGACACCCAGCTGTACGAGGGCGTACTGGCGAACTGGCGCCCGTGA
- the metG gene encoding methionine--tRNA ligase encodes MARHLITSALPYINGIKHLGNMVGSMLPADVYSRYLRQRGHDVLYICATDEHGTPAELAAKEQGLPVAEFCAQAHDAQKAVYDGFSLAFDYFGRSSSPENREITQHFARKLNENGFIEERAIRQVYSPADGRFLPDRYVEGTCPHCGYDKARGDQCENCTRVLDPTDLINPRSAISGSTDLEVRETKHLFLLQSKLQHEVEQWVARHEADWPQLASSIARKWLNEGLHDRAITRDLDWGVPVPADTWPELAAEGKVFYVWFDAPIEYIGATKEWADQDPENRDWKSWWYEADDTVRYTEFMAKDNVPFHTVMFPATELGVREPWKKVDYVKAFNWLTYYGGKFSTSQKRGVFTDQALDILPADYWRYFLIANAPESDDSSFTWEHFTATVNKDLADTLGNFVNRVLSFSRKRFGDEVPAGGEPGEAEARLGEEIARLLAEYEEHMEALQFRKAASALRALWSAGNSYLEEKAPWLEIKTDKDGAALTLRTAMNLIHLYAVVSEPFIPTTAKTMREAFSLPADTARWVSQDEAKALASVPAGTPFTVPPVLFAKLTDEDLATYKDRFGGEEA; translated from the coding sequence ATGGCTCGACACCTCATCACCAGCGCCCTTCCCTACATCAACGGGATCAAGCACCTGGGCAACATGGTGGGGTCCATGCTCCCGGCGGACGTGTACTCCCGGTACCTCCGCCAGCGCGGCCACGACGTCCTGTACATCTGCGCGACGGACGAGCACGGCACCCCCGCCGAGCTGGCCGCCAAGGAGCAGGGCCTGCCGGTGGCCGAGTTCTGCGCCCAGGCGCACGACGCCCAGAAGGCGGTCTACGACGGCTTCTCGCTCGCGTTCGACTACTTCGGCCGCAGCTCCAGCCCGGAGAACCGCGAGATCACCCAGCACTTCGCCCGCAAGCTGAACGAGAACGGCTTCATCGAGGAGCGGGCGATCCGCCAGGTGTACAGCCCGGCCGACGGCCGCTTCCTGCCGGACCGCTACGTCGAGGGCACCTGCCCGCACTGCGGCTACGACAAGGCCCGCGGCGACCAGTGCGAGAACTGCACCCGCGTGCTGGACCCGACCGACCTGATCAACCCGCGCTCGGCGATCTCCGGCTCCACGGACCTGGAGGTCCGCGAGACCAAGCACCTCTTCCTGCTCCAGTCCAAACTGCAGCACGAGGTGGAGCAGTGGGTCGCCCGGCACGAGGCGGACTGGCCGCAGCTCGCCTCCTCCATCGCCCGCAAGTGGCTGAACGAGGGCCTGCACGACCGGGCGATCACCCGCGACCTGGACTGGGGCGTCCCGGTCCCGGCGGACACCTGGCCGGAGCTGGCGGCCGAGGGCAAGGTCTTCTACGTCTGGTTCGACGCCCCGATCGAGTACATCGGCGCGACGAAGGAGTGGGCCGACCAGGACCCGGAGAACCGCGACTGGAAGTCCTGGTGGTACGAGGCGGACGACACCGTCCGCTACACCGAGTTCATGGCGAAGGACAACGTCCCCTTCCACACGGTGATGTTCCCGGCCACCGAGCTGGGCGTGCGCGAGCCGTGGAAGAAGGTCGACTACGTCAAGGCGTTCAACTGGCTGACGTACTACGGCGGCAAGTTCTCCACCTCGCAGAAGCGGGGCGTCTTCACCGACCAGGCGCTGGACATCCTGCCCGCCGACTACTGGCGCTACTTCCTGATCGCCAACGCCCCCGAGTCGGACGACTCGTCCTTCACCTGGGAGCACTTCACCGCCACGGTGAACAAGGACCTGGCGGACACGCTCGGCAACTTCGTCAACCGCGTGCTGTCCTTCTCCCGCAAGCGGTTCGGTGACGAGGTCCCGGCCGGCGGCGAGCCCGGCGAGGCGGAGGCGCGGCTCGGCGAGGAGATCGCCCGCCTGCTCGCCGAGTACGAGGAGCACATGGAGGCGCTCCAGTTCCGCAAGGCCGCCTCGGCCCTGCGCGCCCTGTGGTCGGCCGGCAACTCCTACCTGGAGGAGAAGGCCCCCTGGCTGGAGATCAAGACCGACAAGGACGGCGCGGCCCTCACCCTGCGCACCGCGATGAACCTGATCCACCTGTACGCGGTGGTCTCCGAGCCGTTCATCCCGACGACGGCGAAGACGATGCGCGAGGCGTTCTCCCTGCCGGCCGACACGGCCCGCTGGGTGAGCCAGGACGAGGCGAAGGCCCTGGCATCGGTCCCGGCCGGCACCCCGTTCACGGTCCCGCCGGTCCTGTTCGCCAAGCTGACGGACGAGGACCTGGCGACGTACAAGGACCGCTTCGGCGGCGAGGAGGCCTGA